The following are encoded in a window of Bacillus xiapuensis genomic DNA:
- a CDS encoding flagellar brake protein: MLKVGLDLMLEPMEDTDEMNEKETLRCKIADISDGKIYIDYPVNLKTNRTAFLMDDTKLKVEFIDPQAASAVYMFSTEVIGRTKKNIQLLILKDPGIKEYKRIQRRRFVRVATAVDVALHFEGRPAFTSATLDISAGGFAIPLPAGQELEAGEEGAIYLSIPMQSGQHYYFKTVGKVVRLHTEEKTNRAIASIQFTEISGKDQQLIMRFCFERQIILKRKGLA, from the coding sequence ATGCTTAAAGTGGGATTGGACCTAATGCTAGAGCCCATGGAAGATACGGATGAAATGAATGAAAAAGAAACTCTCCGCTGCAAGATAGCGGACATATCAGATGGCAAGATATACATTGATTATCCAGTGAATTTAAAGACGAACCGAACGGCTTTTTTGATGGATGATACGAAGCTGAAGGTTGAGTTTATTGATCCGCAAGCCGCTTCCGCTGTGTATATGTTTTCGACGGAAGTGATCGGGAGGACAAAAAAGAACATCCAGCTGTTAATCTTGAAGGACCCTGGCATCAAAGAGTACAAGCGGATTCAGCGTAGGAGATTTGTCAGGGTCGCCACTGCGGTGGATGTCGCCCTTCACTTTGAAGGCCGCCCCGCCTTTACTTCCGCGACTCTTGATATAAGCGCCGGAGGTTTTGCTATTCCGCTGCCTGCTGGCCAAGAACTGGAGGCAGGAGAAGAGGGCGCGATTTATTTATCGATTCCTATGCAGTCAGGGCAACATTATTATTTCAAAACCGTTGGAAAAGTTGTTCGCCTGCACACCGAGGAAAAAACCAATCGCGCTATTGCCTCCATTCAATTTACTGAGATATCCGGCAAGGATCAGCAATTGATTATGCGCTTTTGTTTTGAACGCCAAATTATTCTCAAAAGAAAAGGACTCGCCTAA
- a CDS encoding lysophospholipid acyltransferase family protein: MTFYSIAKAVVKTILTPVYRIEVHGREHFPAEGGVLLCSNHIDNLDPPVVGITAPRPVSFMAKEELFKVPVLGKVVANLNAFPVKRGMSDREAIRKGLRYLKEGKVLGLFPEGTRSKDGEIRKGLAGAGFFALRTEAAVVPCAIIGPYKMFRKLKVIYGPPIDMAELRSSKASAEEATEVIMETIRQLKEQHR; encoded by the coding sequence ATGACCTTCTACTCTATTGCCAAAGCGGTGGTGAAAACGATTTTAACTCCGGTTTACCGCATTGAAGTTCACGGAAGAGAACATTTTCCAGCCGAGGGGGGCGTGCTGCTCTGTTCCAACCATATTGACAACTTAGATCCGCCGGTTGTTGGCATTACAGCTCCTCGCCCAGTTTCTTTCATGGCGAAAGAGGAACTGTTTAAAGTGCCCGTGCTTGGAAAGGTTGTCGCTAATTTAAACGCCTTCCCTGTAAAAAGAGGCATGAGTGACAGGGAGGCCATTCGGAAAGGTTTAAGATATTTGAAAGAGGGTAAAGTTCTCGGGCTGTTTCCGGAAGGTACGCGTTCAAAAGACGGTGAAATAAGGAAAGGGCTGGCTGGAGCCGGGTTTTTCGCTTTGCGCACGGAGGCGGCCGTTGTGCCATGCGCCATCATTGGGCCATATAAAATGTTCCGTAAATTGAAAGTGATTTATGGACCGCCGATTGATATGGCGGAGCTGCGAAGCAGCAAGGCCAGCGCTGAAGAAGCGACAGAAGTGATTATGGAGACGATCCGGCAGCTGAAAGAGCAACACCGTTAA
- the ypeB gene encoding germination protein YpeB, producing MLRTATIIVLSLVAVGTGIWGYQEHREKNAVLINAENSYQRAFHDLSYGVNRIHDQIGATLAMNSRKSISPALADVWRLTSEAQSDVGQLPLTLLPFNKTEEFLGNIGEFSYKAAVRDLEKEPLTKEEYNHLKKLHKQSADIQNELQKVQHMVLKDNLRWMDVELALATEKEGTDNTIIDGFKTVEKKSEGYSDTNVNTFPGQGKDLENKRLKALNDKPVSKQEAVSKAKAFTGFKDADQIKVTKSGKGSDFSFYSVNMRNKNGDEATMDLTRKGGHPIWFIVNREISQPKISLNEANNRAAAFLKQHKFKNVELLDSAQYDHVGLFTFVGVQDGIRIYPEMLKVKVALDNGQIVGVTASEYIENRSDRQLPKPALTEKQAIRSLNSNVQVQDKRLAVIKNDLNQEVLCYEFLGTLGDETYRIMINAKDGTEEQVEKLKSAEPVYDQML from the coding sequence ATGCTGCGCACTGCAACGATAATCGTTTTATCATTAGTCGCCGTCGGTACAGGAATTTGGGGCTATCAAGAACATCGGGAAAAAAACGCTGTATTAATTAATGCGGAAAATAGCTATCAGCGCGCGTTTCATGATTTAAGCTATGGAGTGAATCGAATCCATGATCAAATTGGAGCCACTCTGGCAATGAATTCACGAAAATCAATATCGCCGGCATTGGCTGATGTTTGGCGGCTAACTTCGGAGGCGCAAAGTGATGTCGGCCAGCTGCCGCTGACGCTGCTGCCTTTTAATAAGACGGAAGAATTCCTTGGAAACATCGGGGAATTCAGTTATAAAGCAGCTGTTAGAGATTTGGAGAAAGAGCCTTTAACCAAGGAAGAATATAATCATTTAAAAAAATTGCACAAGCAATCTGCCGACATTCAAAATGAGCTTCAGAAAGTGCAGCATATGGTACTGAAGGACAATTTGCGCTGGATGGACGTGGAGCTTGCATTGGCCACGGAAAAGGAAGGGACAGACAACACCATTATCGATGGATTTAAAACAGTGGAGAAAAAATCGGAAGGTTACAGCGACACAAATGTAAACACATTTCCTGGGCAGGGGAAAGATCTGGAAAATAAGCGCTTAAAAGCATTAAATGATAAGCCAGTTTCAAAGCAAGAGGCTGTCAGCAAAGCGAAAGCCTTTACCGGTTTTAAAGATGCGGACCAAATAAAAGTGACAAAAAGCGGAAAAGGATCTGACTTTTCGTTCTATAGTGTCAATATGAGGAATAAAAATGGGGATGAAGCCACCATGGATTTAACCCGGAAAGGCGGGCATCCGATCTGGTTCATCGTCAACCGGGAAATCAGCCAGCCGAAGATCAGCTTAAATGAAGCAAATAACAGAGCGGCCGCCTTTCTAAAACAACATAAATTCAAAAACGTTGAATTGCTGGATAGTGCTCAATATGATCATGTCGGGTTGTTCACTTTTGTGGGAGTGCAAGACGGCATTCGGATTTACCCTGAGATGCTAAAGGTGAAGGTTGCCCTTGATAATGGGCAAATCGTAGGCGTCACCGCCAGCGAATACATTGAAAATCGTTCTGACCGCCAATTGCCTAAGCCTGCTTTAACCGAAAAACAAGCGATTCGCTCGTTGAATTCAAATGTCCAGGTGCAGGATAAGCGCTTAGCTGTTATCAAGAACGATTTAAATCAAGAAGTTCTTTGTTACGAATTTTTAGGAACATTAGGAGATGAAACCTACCGGATCATGATCAATGCCAAAGACGGCACAGAAGAGCAAGTAGAGAAGCTGAAGTCTGCGGAGCCTGTGTACGATCAAATGCTATAA
- the prsW gene encoding glutamic-type intramembrane protease PrsW, whose product MLAIFSAGIAPGLALLCYFYLRDSYETEPVLTVARAFIYGALLTFPTMFIQYVLIEEGITFPHMINAFLSAGLLEEFGKWFILFYLIYQHVDFDEPYDGIVYATSVSLGFASSENILYLLAHGVEHAFIRALLPVSGHALFGVVMGFYLGKAKFSREGNEKQLLLLSFFLPFLLHGFFDYILYLETTWIYYIVPFMLFLWWFALKKVKQAHILTEQHHRRIWRERSS is encoded by the coding sequence ATGCTGGCAATCTTTTCGGCAGGGATCGCTCCAGGACTCGCTCTTTTATGCTATTTCTATCTTCGAGATTCGTATGAAACCGAGCCGGTCCTTACCGTGGCGAGAGCTTTTATTTACGGCGCTCTTCTCACATTTCCAACCATGTTTATTCAGTATGTCCTTATCGAAGAAGGCATTACTTTTCCCCATATGATCAACGCCTTTTTGTCTGCGGGATTGCTTGAAGAGTTTGGAAAATGGTTTATTTTGTTTTATTTAATCTATCAGCATGTTGATTTTGATGAGCCTTATGACGGGATCGTATACGCAACCAGCGTTTCTTTAGGGTTTGCGTCAAGCGAAAACATTCTTTACTTGCTTGCTCACGGGGTGGAGCATGCTTTTATCAGGGCGCTGTTGCCCGTCTCAGGACACGCTCTTTTTGGTGTGGTGATGGGCTTCTATTTAGGAAAAGCGAAATTTAGCCGGGAAGGAAACGAAAAACAATTGCTCCTGCTATCTTTTTTCCTGCCTTTCTTATTGCATGGTTTTTTTGATTATATCCTGTATTTAGAAACGACTTGGATCTATTATATCGTTCCGTTTATGCTGTTCTTATGGTGGTTTGCTTTAAAGAAAGTTAAACAAGCGCATATTCTGACAGAACAGCATCATCGCCGGATATGGCGTGAAAGAAGCTCTTGA
- the rpsA gene encoding 30S ribosomal protein S1 yields the protein MTEDMNQVEVNNYSVGDKVQAAVVKVEEKQVQVEIEGSKKDGIIPISELSSLHVEKATDVVQEGDKLELLVTKEEDDLYVLSKRKADAEKAWEEMKKRFEEGEIFDAEVKEVVKGGLVVDLGIRGFIPASLVEDHYVEDFEDYKGKTLSFKIVELEQDKNRLILSHRAVLDQQKAENKKKVLSEIQAGEVLDGKVQRLTDFGAFVDIGGVDGLVHISQLSHEHVEKPSDVIQEGQEVKVKVLSVDRDSERISLSIKETLPGPWTDIAEKAPVGAELTGTVKRLVSYGAFVEVFPGVEGLVHISQISNKHIGTPHEVLEEGQEVKVKVLDVNEEENRLSLSMKQLEEYAAEEADTSYDMPEESTGFQLGEMIGDKLKGLKNND from the coding sequence ATGACAGAGGATATGAACCAAGTAGAGGTAAATAACTATTCGGTAGGAGACAAAGTTCAAGCGGCAGTAGTGAAAGTGGAAGAGAAGCAAGTGCAGGTGGAAATTGAAGGCAGCAAGAAGGATGGCATCATTCCCATCAGCGAGCTATCCAGCCTTCATGTGGAAAAAGCAACAGATGTCGTACAGGAAGGCGATAAGCTGGAGTTGCTTGTGACAAAAGAAGAGGATGATCTGTACGTCCTTTCCAAGCGGAAAGCAGACGCGGAAAAAGCGTGGGAAGAAATGAAGAAGCGCTTTGAAGAAGGAGAAATTTTTGATGCGGAAGTTAAAGAGGTCGTAAAAGGCGGTCTAGTGGTTGATCTTGGCATCCGCGGCTTCATCCCAGCTTCGTTAGTTGAAGATCATTACGTTGAGGATTTTGAAGATTATAAAGGAAAAACATTAAGCTTCAAAATTGTCGAGCTGGAGCAGGATAAAAACCGTCTGATTTTATCCCATCGCGCGGTGCTGGATCAGCAAAAAGCGGAAAATAAAAAGAAAGTGCTTTCTGAAATTCAGGCGGGAGAGGTCCTTGACGGCAAAGTTCAGCGCCTGACAGACTTCGGCGCATTTGTTGATATCGGCGGAGTAGATGGCTTAGTCCATATCTCTCAGCTTTCTCATGAGCATGTGGAAAAACCTTCCGATGTCATCCAAGAGGGCCAAGAGGTGAAGGTGAAAGTTTTATCCGTTGATCGCGACAGCGAAAGAATTTCATTGTCCATCAAAGAAACGCTGCCTGGCCCGTGGACAGATATTGCGGAAAAGGCTCCCGTTGGCGCAGAGCTGACAGGAACGGTGAAGCGCCTTGTTTCCTATGGTGCATTTGTCGAGGTATTCCCTGGAGTAGAAGGATTGGTTCATATTTCTCAAATCTCCAATAAACATATAGGTACTCCTCATGAGGTGCTGGAAGAAGGCCAAGAAGTGAAAGTAAAGGTTCTTGATGTAAATGAAGAAGAGAACCGCTTATCTTTAAGCATGAAGCAGTTGGAGGAATACGCTGCTGAAGAAGCGGACACTTCTTACGATATGCCGGAGGAAAGCACGGGCTTTCAGCTGGGAGAAATGATTGGCGACAAGCTAAAAGGGTTAAAGAATAACGATTAA
- the fni gene encoding type 2 isopentenyl-diphosphate Delta-isomerase, whose translation MTREQRKREHIEYALSTGQSRKAGFDDVKFVHQSLPDVALADISLQTKIGGLILSSPIFINAMTGGGGRETERINGQLAEAAKEKGLAMAVGSQMSALKNKEERRTFQVVRQVNPKGVIWANLGSEATVGQAEAAVEMIEADALQIHLNSIQELAMPEGDRDFAGALERIQAIAEALTVPVFVKETGFGMGMETVQKLAALPVSAVDVGGFGGTNFAAIENARRSSALPFFNDWGITTAVSIVETKCVSPSLPVMASGGIQSSLDAVKALSLGASGAGMAGRLLKILLEHGFEQLLAEIDRIHSDLQLMMCALGAKTIKELQQVPLVLTGETYHWLQVRGCRPASFSVRK comes from the coding sequence GTGACGAGGGAACAAAGAAAAAGAGAACATATTGAATATGCACTCTCGACTGGGCAAAGCCGGAAAGCCGGATTTGACGATGTGAAATTTGTGCATCAAAGCCTCCCGGATGTCGCTTTAGCAGATATATCTCTTCAAACAAAAATTGGCGGACTTATTTTAAGTTCGCCAATTTTTATCAATGCAATGACTGGAGGCGGAGGCCGCGAGACGGAGCGCATTAATGGACAATTAGCAGAAGCCGCTAAAGAGAAGGGTTTGGCGATGGCAGTGGGTTCGCAAATGTCAGCGCTTAAAAACAAAGAAGAACGCCGCACCTTCCAAGTTGTCCGGCAAGTGAATCCTAAGGGAGTAATTTGGGCTAACTTGGGGAGTGAAGCCACCGTTGGGCAGGCTGAGGCAGCGGTTGAAATGATCGAAGCCGACGCTTTGCAAATTCATCTCAATTCCATTCAGGAACTGGCTATGCCTGAAGGAGATCGGGATTTTGCAGGGGCGCTTGAGCGGATTCAAGCGATCGCTGAAGCGTTGACTGTCCCTGTTTTCGTAAAGGAAACGGGTTTCGGAATGGGGATGGAGACGGTTCAAAAGCTAGCCGCTTTGCCTGTGTCAGCAGTTGATGTCGGCGGTTTTGGAGGAACTAATTTTGCTGCAATCGAAAATGCCCGCAGAAGCAGCGCCCTCCCCTTCTTTAATGATTGGGGGATCACAACAGCTGTTTCTATTGTGGAGACGAAGTGCGTGTCCCCTTCTTTGCCTGTGATGGCTTCGGGCGGAATACAGAGCAGTCTTGATGCAGTTAAAGCGCTCTCTCTTGGAGCAAGCGGTGCGGGCATGGCTGGCCGTCTGTTAAAAATCCTTTTGGAGCATGGCTTTGAACAGTTGCTTGCGGAAATAGACCGCATTCATTCAGATCTGCAGCTGATGATGTGCGCTCTCGGTGCTAAAACGATCAAGGAACTTCAGCAGGTGCCGCTCGTGCTCACGGGAGAGACATACCACTGGCTGCAAGTTCGCGGCTGCCGTCCTGCAAGCTTCAGCGTGAGAAAATAA
- the der gene encoding ribosome biogenesis GTPase Der, translating into MVKPVVAIVGRPNVGKSTIFNRIVGERVSIVEDIPGVTRDRIYSTGEWLNHEFNLIDTGGIDLGDEPFLEQIRQQAEIAIEEADVIIFITSGREGVTSADEEVAKILYRSKKPVVLAVNKVDNPEMRADIYDFYALGFGEPFPISGAHGIGLGDMLDAVVEHFPKTEEEEYEPDVIKFSLIGRPNVGKSSLVNALLGEERVIVSDVAGTTRDATDSSYTYEGQEYVIIDTAGMRKKGKVYETTEKYSVLRALKAIERSDVVLVVINAEEGIREQDKHIAGYAHEAGRAVIIVVNKWDAVEKDEKTMKDFEQKIRSHFLFLDYAPIVFVSAKTKKRVHQVLPLINMASESHSLRIQSSVLNDVIMDAVAMNPAPSDKGRRLRIYYATQVAVKPPAFVFFVNEPELMHFSYERFLQNRIREAFGFEGTPIRILSRARK; encoded by the coding sequence ATGGTGAAACCAGTAGTAGCCATTGTGGGCCGGCCGAATGTCGGAAAATCAACCATTTTCAACCGAATTGTCGGCGAAAGGGTTTCCATTGTCGAAGATATTCCTGGCGTAACGAGAGACCGCATTTACAGTACAGGAGAATGGCTAAATCATGAATTCAATCTGATTGATACCGGCGGGATTGATCTGGGAGACGAACCATTTTTGGAGCAAATTCGGCAGCAGGCTGAGATCGCTATAGAGGAAGCAGATGTGATTATCTTCATAACAAGCGGCCGGGAAGGAGTTACTTCCGCGGATGAAGAAGTTGCGAAAATATTATACCGTTCCAAAAAGCCGGTCGTGCTGGCAGTCAATAAAGTGGATAACCCGGAAATGCGCGCTGATATTTATGACTTTTATGCACTAGGCTTCGGGGAGCCGTTCCCGATTTCAGGCGCCCATGGGATTGGTCTCGGCGATATGCTCGATGCCGTCGTGGAACATTTTCCAAAGACAGAGGAAGAAGAGTATGAGCCGGATGTCATCAAATTTTCGCTGATTGGCCGTCCGAATGTTGGGAAGTCTTCATTAGTGAATGCCCTATTAGGGGAAGAACGGGTGATCGTCAGCGATGTAGCCGGAACGACGAGGGACGCGACAGATTCATCCTACACCTATGAAGGACAAGAGTATGTCATCATTGATACAGCCGGCATGCGCAAAAAGGGAAAGGTATATGAGACAACCGAAAAATACAGTGTACTGCGCGCCTTAAAGGCGATTGAACGCTCGGACGTCGTCTTAGTTGTCATCAACGCAGAAGAAGGCATTCGGGAGCAGGATAAGCATATTGCGGGCTATGCGCATGAGGCAGGCCGGGCAGTTATTATAGTTGTAAACAAATGGGACGCAGTAGAAAAAGATGAGAAAACAATGAAAGACTTTGAGCAGAAGATCCGCAGTCATTTTTTATTTTTAGATTATGCGCCGATCGTTTTTGTTTCAGCTAAAACGAAGAAGCGGGTGCATCAAGTATTGCCGCTGATCAACATGGCTAGTGAAAGCCACTCGTTGCGCATACAATCAAGTGTACTGAATGATGTGATTATGGACGCGGTAGCCATGAACCCTGCCCCGTCTGATAAAGGGCGGCGTCTGAGAATATATTATGCGACTCAAGTAGCCGTTAAGCCGCCGGCCTTTGTCTTCTTTGTAAATGAACCGGAGCTGATGCACTTTTCTTATGAACGTTTCTTGCAAAACCGTATCCGTGAGGCGTTTGGCTTTGAAGGAACTCCTATTCGGATTCTTTCCCGCGCCCGAAAATAA
- the sleB gene encoding spore cortex-lytic enzyme encodes MFGLVLSMLTATAAASPNMALAFSGQVLQKGAYGDDVIELQSRLQYVGYYKGKIDGVYGWGTYWAVRNFQKAFGLPVDGLVGGTTKNKLVKASKYNEAYVKNQIRKGRSFTHYGKQSKAKKTANRKATATSVPPGFTQNDIRLLANAVHGEARGEPYEGQVAVAAVILNRIESKSFPNTVSGVIFEPRAFTAVADGQIWMTPNETSKRAVLDAINGWDPTEDALYYFNPDTATSKWIWTRPQIKKIGKHIFCD; translated from the coding sequence ATGTTTGGGCTGGTGTTAAGTATGCTGACCGCAACCGCAGCTGCTTCACCAAATATGGCATTGGCTTTCTCCGGGCAAGTCCTTCAAAAGGGGGCATATGGGGACGATGTGATTGAATTGCAGTCAAGACTTCAATACGTCGGTTATTATAAAGGGAAGATTGACGGAGTTTATGGCTGGGGCACCTATTGGGCGGTAAGGAATTTCCAAAAGGCATTCGGTTTGCCGGTCGATGGTTTAGTAGGAGGAACCACTAAAAACAAACTTGTGAAAGCTTCAAAATACAACGAAGCCTATGTGAAAAATCAAATTCGAAAAGGCCGCTCCTTTACCCATTACGGCAAACAATCCAAAGCGAAAAAAACGGCTAACCGAAAGGCCACTGCTACAAGTGTTCCTCCGGGCTTTACACAGAATGATATCCGGCTGCTTGCCAATGCGGTGCATGGCGAAGCTCGCGGAGAGCCATACGAGGGACAGGTGGCTGTTGCGGCGGTCATTTTGAACAGAATAGAAAGTAAAAGCTTCCCTAATACGGTATCTGGGGTCATTTTTGAGCCGCGGGCATTCACGGCTGTAGCGGACGGCCAAATCTGGATGACGCCGAATGAAACATCCAAGCGGGCGGTGCTTGATGCAATCAACGGCTGGGATCCTACGGAAGATGCTCTTTATTACTTCAACCCGGATACGGCTACAAGCAAATGGATATGGACGAGACCGCAAATTAAAAAAATCGGCAAGCATATTTTCTGCGATTAA
- the cmk gene encoding (d)CMP kinase produces the protein MTGNIQIAIDGPAAAGKSTVAKIIAEKLSYIYIDTGAMYRALTYKALLNKVDPENESKLMNLLCDTEIAFVPGASGQHVLLDQEDVTAEIRTNQVTNTVSLIAKHPSIRREMAKRQQAFAQNGGVVMDGRDIGTHVLPQAEVKIFLKASTEERAKRRHEENIAKGFSSDLEKLKEEIILRDKIDSERAAAPLKKAEDAVEIDTTSLSIEDVVEKIMSVVQERKGAQ, from the coding sequence ATGACAGGAAACATTCAAATTGCCATTGATGGCCCGGCTGCGGCTGGAAAAAGCACGGTCGCGAAGATCATTGCTGAAAAATTATCCTATATATACATCGATACAGGTGCGATGTACCGGGCCCTTACATATAAAGCACTGCTCAACAAGGTGGATCCTGAAAACGAAAGCAAGCTCATGAACCTGCTTTGTGACACGGAGATTGCTTTCGTTCCGGGGGCAAGCGGACAGCATGTTCTTCTTGATCAAGAGGATGTGACAGCGGAAATCCGAACGAATCAAGTAACAAATACGGTGTCTCTGATTGCTAAGCATCCCTCAATCCGGCGGGAAATGGCCAAGCGCCAGCAAGCTTTTGCCCAAAACGGCGGAGTTGTCATGGATGGCCGTGATATTGGCACTCATGTTCTCCCGCAGGCGGAAGTAAAAATATTTCTTAAAGCCAGCACGGAAGAACGGGCAAAAAGAAGACATGAAGAAAATATTGCGAAAGGATTTTCTTCAGATTTAGAGAAATTAAAAGAAGAGATCATTCTTCGCGACAAGATCGATTCGGAAAGAGCGGCGGCTCCGCTAAAAAAAGCGGAAGATGCTGTGGAAATAGATACGACTTCTTTATCGATTGAAGATGTTGTTGAAAAAATTATGTCAGTCGTGCAAGAAAGGAAGGGGGCGCAATGA